One Vespa crabro chromosome 9, iyVesCrab1.2, whole genome shotgun sequence genomic region harbors:
- the LOC124426901 gene encoding zinc finger protein rotund, with the protein MEASEWDHATLREEEFEQHAVYLVPDVTASPSDTNRAEASLPRNLVLKPSQALNDMLGVWSTSYIPKGTRFGPLVGQVYTKDSVPADANRKYFWRVYKNNELFYYIDGYDVQKSNWMRYVNPAYSSESQNLIACQYKMNIYFYTIKPILPNQELLVWYCREFAERLNYPLTGELMLQRIRQQVQQSALPTELSASVDVVSPLKDSSIYERRSQMTPTDGSVRSDEGYHSNGYHDEILTPPEESSESDSENNYVLDFSKNSKSSVCSNEPLKPDNVAAKNEYRKVKIKITKTYGNFQSGTKSNLDGTAKEKNPEIASRAMSPEIQKSVSPVMLQKTTLLSMVSEDETEKNPKPFYEPEVKGNVPATTRPPYITSPSSSILENILLRNSTDNNNNNNNNNNHHPHLHHHHHQQQQQQQQQQQQQQHHHHQHHHHHQNHHQSHTADSVTPPPSSPTEMAYSYKKSHRYGNILPCSPDSSSNLPMQTESCVNSTTSNHGPIPIPSPTSGLHSSTGNLHSSTGTNNGNATAHIGNVHSSSSPGINPHSNSGVLPSSTILTSSSNIASSSCLPKRKTKSPSPANSPPLCPSSTPTILYSANSGGCQIESSSVYSNSGGSNSAGGGSGGVVNGGCGNGVGGNVGGCGGGGGGSGGGGGGGNGGVGSASSNHQNSVSPISPIQSPSPYSYGLYHQNGTLHHGATPLSINCTAYSPTPSTGNNGTLVYGERTSDGRRLDVPSSSHQLPTSSTTMQIDGSQAGLIAGTHNLHLGHHPGLTIHANSTSSGSLNHRYSPASSLSPDDHGCSQSGSLSPNSQGSRGYRSLPYPLKKKDGKMHYECNVCCKTFGQLSNLKVHLRTHSGERPFKCNVCTKSFTQLAHLQKHHLVHTGEKPHQCEICKKRFSSTSNLKTHLRLHSGQKPYACDLCPAKFTQFVHLKLHKRLHTNERPYTCQGCDKKYISASGLRTHWKTTSCRPNSIEDELALAAAVGSPTYYEYGPDMNVGTIPKECELEHIENYERHGSTHGPHTTSLHNLENPVARPSVIETSQPHIIECT; encoded by the exons ATGGAGGCCAGTGAATGGGATCACGCGACCTTGAGGGAGGAGGAATTCGAGCAACATGCCGTATACTTGGTACCGGATGTTACGGCATCACCTAGCGATACCAATCGAGCGGAAGCTTCGTTGCCGAGGAACCTCGTACTCAAGCCCTCTCAAGCCCTCAACGAT ATGTTGGGCGTCTGGAGTACAAGTTATATCCCAAAGGGTACGCGTTTCGGACCACTAGTGGGCCAGGTTTATACCAAGGATTCGGTGCCCGCTGATGCAAACAGAAAGTACTTTTGGAGG GTATACAAGAACAACGAGTTGTTCTACTACATCGATGGTTACGACGTTCAAAAGTCGAATTGGATGCGTTACGTAAACCCAGCGTACTCGTCCGAATCGCAAAATCTAATAGCGTGTCAATATAAG atgaacatttatttttacacgATTAAGCCGATACTTCCGAATCAAGAACTATTAGTATGGTATTGTAGAGAGTTCGCGGAACGTCTGAATTACCCGTTGACTGGTGAATTGATGCTTCAAAGAATAC GTCAGCAAGTACAGCAATCGGCGTTACCGACGGAACTTTCGGCAAGCGTCGACGTGGTATCACCGTTGAAGGACTCGTCGATTTACGAAAGACGATCGCAAATGACGCCAACGGATGGTTCCGTGAGATCCGATGAAGGTTACCACTCGAACGGTTACCACGACGAGATCTTGACCCCGCCGGAGGAGAGCAGCGAGTCCGATTCGGAGAACAACTACGTTCTCGACTTTAGCAAGAACTCAAAGTCCTCTGTGTGTAGCAACGAACCGTTAAAGCCGGACAACGTGGCCGCGAAGAACGAATACAGAAAGGTAAAGATCAAGATAACGAAGACGTACGGTAATTTTCAAAGCGGTACGAAGAGCAATTTGGATGGTACAGCGAAGGAGAAGAATCCCGAGATAGCAAGCAGAGCGATGAGCCCGGAGATACAAAAGTCCGTGTCGCCTGTGATGCTTCAAAAAACGACTCTTCTATCGATGGTAAGCGAGGACGAGACGGAAAAAAATCCGAAGCCGTTTTACGAGCCAGAGGTCAAAGGCAACGTACCTGCCACGACGAGACCACCCTACATAACGAGTCCTAGCAGTTCCATCCTCGAAAATATTCTCCTACGAAATAGCaccgacaataacaataataacaacaacaacaacaatcatcatcctcatcttcatcatcatcaccatcaacaacagcagcaacagcaacaacagcagcaacagcagcaacatcaccatcatcaacatcaccaccaccatc AGAACCATCATCAGAGTCACACGGCAGATTCGGTGACACCACCGCCTTCGAGTCCCACGGAGATGGCTTATTCATACAAAAAGTCTCATCGTTATGGCAATATCTTACCATGCAGTCCGGACTCAAGTTCAAATTTACCAATGCAGACTGAATCCTGCGTAAATTCCACCACCAGTAATCATGGTCCCATACCAATCCCGAGTCCAACCAGTGGACTTCATTCGAGCACGGGTAATCTTCATTCGAGTACGGGAACGAACAACGGAAATGCAACGGCTCATATTGGAAACGTGCACTCATCGAGCAGCCCAGGCATTAATCCGCATTCGAATAGCGGCGTGCTTCCTTCGAGCACGATCTTGACATCGTCTTCGAATATCGCAAGCTCCTCTTGTCTTCCAAAACGAAAAACGAAGAGCCCGTCTCCAGCAAATTCTCCACCATTGTGTCCGTCCTCGACACcgacgattttatattcggccAATTCCGGAGGTTGTCAAATAGAGTCGAGTTCGGTCTATTCAAATTCCGGTGGTAGTAATAGtgctggtggtggtagtggtggtgttGTTAATGGTGGTTGTGGTAATGGTGTCGGTGGTAATGTCGGTGgctgtggtggtggtggtggtggtagtggtggtggtggtggtggtggtaatggTGGTGTCGGTAGTGCTAGCAGCAATCATCAAAACTCAGTTTCGCCGATATCACCGATCCAATCACCTTCTCCCTATTCGTACGGTCTCTATCATCAGAACGGAACACTTCATCATGGCGCGACTCCTCTGTCGATCAACTGTACGGCTTATTCTCCGACCCCGAGCACCGGTAACAACGGCACCCTCGTATATGGCGAAAGAACGTCGGACGGTAGACGTCTTGATGTTCCAAGCAGTAGTCATCAACTTCCAACCTCCTCGACGACTATGCAGATCGACGGGAGTCAGGCTGGCCTGATCGCAGGCACGCACAATCTTCACCTCGGCCATCATCCTGGACTTACCATTCACGCGAATTCCACTTCCTCCGGGTCCCTCAATCACAGATACTCGCCGGCGAGTTCTCTCTCCCCGGACGATCATGGTTGCTCGCAAAGTGGCTCGCTCAGCCCGAACTCTCAGGGATCGAGGGGTTATAGGTCGTTGCCTTATCCACTTAAGAAGAAAGACGGGAAGATGCACTATGAGTGCAACGTCTGCTGTAAGACCTTCGGTCAACTATCGAATCTTAAAGTTCATCTCAGAACGCATTCCGGTGAGAGACCGTTCAAGTGCAATGTCTGCACCAAAAGCTTCACGCAACTGGCGCATCTACAGAAACATCATCTCGTACATACCG GTGAAAAACCTCATCAGTGTGAGATCTGCAAAAAGAGGTTCAGTTCTACTTCGAATCTAAAGACTCATCTTAGATTACACTCCGGCCAAAAGCCCTATGCTTGTGACCTTTGCCCCGCGAAATTCACCCAGTTCGTTCATTTGAAGCTACACAAGAGACTGCATACGAACGAAAGGCCTTACACCTGTCAAGGCTgtgacaaaaaatatattagtgCGAGTGGCCTGAGAACTCATTGGAAAACGACCAGTTGCAGACCGAACAGTATCGAGGATGAACTTGCTCTCGCAGCTGCTGTTGGCTCGCCAACATATTACGAGTATGGTCCTGACATGAATGTCG gAACCATACCGAAGGAATGCGAATTGGAACACATCGAGAACTATGAAAGGCACGGATCGACGCATGGGCCGCACACTACATCTCTTCATAACTTGGAGAACCCGGTGGCGAGGCCAAGCGTAATAGAAACCTCCCAGCCACATATAATCGAATGTACCTAA